The Pseudomonadota bacterium genome contains a region encoding:
- the xseB gene encoding exodeoxyribonuclease VII small subunit codes for MSKKTSQPDFEKALAELESLVENLERGELPLEETLKQFERGIELTRNCQKALQAAEQRVEILLAGSETETTEPYDEAGE; via the coding sequence TTGTCAAAGAAAACCAGCCAACCGGACTTCGAAAAAGCCCTCGCGGAACTAGAGTCACTGGTCGAAAACCTTGAACGAGGCGAACTGCCCCTGGAAGAGACGCTCAAGCAATTCGAGCGCGGTATCGAACTGACGCGTAACTGCCAGAAAGCATTGCAAGCGGCGGAGCAGCGGGTGGAAATTCTGCTGGCGGGCAGCGAGACGGAAACCACCGAGCCCTACGACGAAGCTGGCGAATAA